In a single window of the Streptococcus ilei genome:
- a CDS encoding ATP-binding protein — protein sequence MNQVTLLCAESFNDVSLLGALTSCPLLKERGFQTEILYCGDENAITKEAREAVRVIRLKLDSLKGALLASKTKNLLLSFADKQLLGLLFRLEEIGFLKEHKIRILGTSLRQYRTFYHQADQKSFLQDLGYQVPSSSLVSTVREAIEFSEQIQFPIVVWPLASKHGQGRRIANNLDDLCDAVENGLEVSPQGQCLLEFSTVGFKELEYIVVRDRQDNYYLAGNIESVDPVGIHSSDSYQVIPSLTLTDTEHQALREAALSIVRHLRLIGATSIKFALDPKSYQFYILEVNPFASDSFSTMSMALGYSIYHQALCLKLGDHLLDLPHPTMKGLTALFEPTLDRILFKLPVFPIEKVSRVLNTQIHSIGALYGFGTSLEEAYQQAVENFGSDQWPKNILKDVSDDELIQRIAKRMPYRFSSILEAFHRGFEMEEVSDLSRMDPFYLQFLYNIYLYERQEQPQINHSLKFHPLDLTAGFGHVGEGVTFFSSIFGDDEASDWSDWTLLVDRGSLDEPRRILQIIERLRIEKEAGRKVALLSNLPFVGQVAHACLRIPLSVYESYQSQIDGQFARVEYMNE from the coding sequence ATGAATCAAGTAACGCTTTTGTGTGCAGAATCTTTTAATGATGTCAGTTTGCTTGGAGCACTCACTTCTTGTCCCTTATTAAAAGAACGTGGCTTCCAAACTGAAATCCTCTATTGTGGAGATGAGAATGCTATCACCAAAGAAGCAAGGGAAGCTGTTAGAGTCATTCGTTTAAAGTTAGACAGTCTGAAAGGTGCTCTTCTAGCGTCGAAAACAAAGAATCTACTGTTATCTTTTGCGGATAAGCAACTTCTTGGGCTTTTATTCAGATTGGAGGAAATCGGATTTCTTAAAGAGCATAAAATTCGTATTTTAGGAACTTCGCTTAGGCAGTACCGAACTTTTTATCATCAGGCAGACCAAAAGTCATTTTTACAGGATCTGGGGTATCAAGTTCCTTCCTCTTCCTTGGTTTCAACAGTCAGAGAGGCCATTGAGTTTTCGGAACAAATCCAATTTCCAATTGTTGTTTGGCCACTTGCCAGCAAGCATGGGCAAGGTCGTCGGATCGCTAATAACTTGGATGATCTATGTGATGCTGTCGAAAATGGGCTAGAAGTATCGCCACAAGGCCAGTGTTTGTTGGAGTTCTCTACAGTTGGCTTCAAGGAGTTGGAATACATCGTCGTCCGAGATCGCCAGGATAATTATTATCTTGCGGGTAACATTGAAAGTGTCGACCCAGTGGGGATCCACTCCAGTGATTCCTATCAAGTCATCCCTAGTCTGACCTTGACGGATACAGAGCACCAGGCATTGAGAGAGGCAGCTTTGTCTATTGTACGCCATTTGAGATTGATTGGAGCGACCTCTATCAAGTTTGCGCTAGATCCAAAGAGTTACCAATTTTATATTCTTGAGGTCAATCCTTTTGCATCCGATTCTTTCTCGACCATGTCGATGGCTTTGGGGTATTCGATTTACCACCAGGCTCTATGCTTAAAATTAGGCGACCATCTGTTAGATCTTCCTCACCCTACCATGAAGGGTCTGACTGCCCTATTTGAACCCACTCTAGATCGTATTCTCTTTAAACTCCCTGTCTTTCCAATTGAGAAAGTTTCAAGAGTCCTCAATACTCAGATTCATTCAATCGGTGCTCTTTATGGATTTGGAACTAGTCTAGAAGAAGCCTATCAGCAAGCTGTTGAAAATTTTGGTTCGGATCAGTGGCCTAAGAATATTCTGAAGGATGTTTCGGACGATGAATTGATTCAACGGATTGCCAAACGGATGCCCTATCGTTTTTCATCAATCTTAGAGGCTTTCCATAGAGGCTTCGAAATGGAAGAAGTAAGTGACCTGAGTCGAATGGATCCTTTCTATCTCCAGTTTTTGTATAATATCTACTTGTACGAGAGACAAGAACAGCCCCAAATAAATCATTCTTTAAAGTTTCACCCTTTGGATTTGACAGCCGGATTTGGTCATGTTGGAGAAGGAGTGACCTTCTTTAGTTCTATTTTTGGAGACGACGAGGCATCAGATTGGAGTGACTGGACATTGTTGGTTGATCGAGGATCTCTAGACGAACCTAGAAGGATTCTACAAATCATTGAACGTTTGAGAATAGAGAAGGAAGCTGGAAGAAAAGTAGCCCTTCTTAGTAATCTACCTTTCGTTGGCCAAGTGGCTCATGCCTGCTTGCGAATCCCTCTTTCAGTTTATGAAAGTTACCAGAGTCAAATCGATGGACAGTTTGCTAGGGTAGAATACATGAATGAATAG
- the pyrR gene encoding bifunctional pyr operon transcriptional regulator/uracil phosphoribosyltransferase PyrR: MKIKEVVDDLTMKRAITRITYEIIERNKDLSQIVLVGIKTRGVFIANRIKERLAQLEQIEVPVCELDTKPFRDDIKVTEDSTVLPVDITGKDVILIDDVLYTGRTIRAAIDNLVSRGRPSRVSLAVLVDRGHRELPIRPDYVGKNIPTSRSEEIIVEMTELDGQDRILIEVSE; the protein is encoded by the coding sequence ATGAAGATCAAAGAAGTCGTTGATGATTTAACGATGAAGCGGGCGATTACTCGCATCACCTATGAAATCATCGAACGGAATAAGGATCTGAGCCAAATTGTTTTGGTAGGGATCAAAACTCGTGGCGTATTCATTGCCAATCGCATCAAAGAACGGTTAGCACAGCTAGAACAAATAGAAGTTCCAGTCTGTGAATTGGATACCAAGCCTTTCCGTGATGATATCAAAGTAACAGAAGATTCAACCGTTTTACCAGTAGATATTACTGGCAAAGATGTCATCTTGATTGATGATGTCCTTTATACAGGTCGGACTATTCGAGCAGCCATCGATAATCTTGTCAGTCGCGGACGCCCATCGCGTGTCAGCCTGGCTGTCCTAGTGGATCGTGGTCATAGAGAATTGCCGATCCGACCAGATTATGTTGGAAAGAACATTCCAACAAGTCGATCAGAGGAAATCATTGTCGAAATGACGGAGCTAGATGGTCAAGATCGCATCTTGATCGAGGTGAGTGAATAA
- the pepT gene encoding peptidase T, which translates to MKYPTLLERFLTYVKVNTRSDETSTTTPSTPSQVEFAKNVLLPEMERVGLQNVYYLPNGFAIGTLPANDPSLTRKIGFISHMDTADFNAENISPQVIENYDGGTIALGDSGYSLDPADFANLNNYKGQTLITTDGTTLLGADDKSGIAEIMTAIEYLTVHPEIKHCEIRVGFGPDEEIGIGADKFDAEDFNVDFAYTVDGGPLGELQYETFSAAGAEITFKGRNVHPGTAKNQMVNALQLAIDFHNQLPEEDRPEKTDGYQGFYHLMNVDGTVEEAHASYIIRDFETENFEARKAKMEEIANKMNQELGAERVLLTLKDQYYNMKQVIEKDMTPVNLAKEVMEDLDITPIIEPIRGGTDGSKISFMGIPTPNLFAGGENMHGRFEYVSLQTMERAVDTIIGIVSHS; encoded by the coding sequence ATGAAATACCCAACATTACTAGAACGATTTTTAACCTATGTCAAAGTCAATACTCGATCTGATGAGACTTCAACAACAACTCCTAGCACACCATCACAAGTAGAGTTTGCAAAGAATGTGTTACTTCCTGAAATGGAAAGAGTTGGACTGCAAAATGTTTATTATCTTCCAAACGGTTTTGCTATTGGAACTCTTCCAGCAAATGATCCAAGTCTCACACGAAAGATTGGCTTTATCTCACATATGGATACAGCTGATTTCAATGCGGAAAACATCAGTCCCCAAGTTATCGAAAACTATGATGGTGGCACTATTGCTCTTGGTGATTCTGGTTATTCACTAGATCCTGCTGACTTTGCTAACCTCAACAACTACAAGGGACAGACTTTGATCACTACAGACGGTACGACCCTACTTGGCGCTGATGACAAATCAGGGATCGCTGAAATCATGACAGCCATTGAATACTTGACTGTACATCCTGAAATCAAACACTGTGAAATCCGAGTTGGTTTTGGACCAGATGAAGAAATCGGGATTGGAGCGGACAAATTTGATGCAGAAGATTTCAATGTGGACTTTGCCTATACAGTTGACGGTGGGCCTCTTGGTGAATTGCAATACGAAACCTTCTCCGCTGCAGGCGCTGAAATCACCTTCAAAGGCCGTAATGTTCACCCAGGGACTGCTAAGAACCAAATGGTCAATGCACTTCAGTTAGCCATTGACTTCCATAATCAACTTCCTGAAGAAGACCGTCCTGAAAAAACAGATGGCTACCAAGGTTTCTACCACTTGATGAATGTGGATGGTACTGTCGAGGAAGCGCATGCTAGCTACATCATCCGTGACTTCGAGACAGAGAATTTCGAAGCTCGTAAGGCAAAGATGGAAGAGATTGCAAACAAGATGAACCAAGAACTTGGTGCAGAAAGAGTCCTTTTGACTCTTAAAGACCAGTACTATAACATGAAACAGGTAATCGAGAAAGATATGACACCTGTCAACTTGGCTAAGGAAGTTATGGAAGATCTGGACATCACGCCTATTATTGAACCAATCCGTGGTGGTACAGATGGGTCTAAAATTTCCTTCATGGGTATTCCGACACCAAATCTCTTCGCTGGTGGCGAAAATATGCATGGTCGCTTTGAATACGTCAGTCTTCAAACTATGGAGCGTGCAGTTGATACCATTATCGGTATTGTTAGCCATTCTTAA
- a CDS encoding zinc ribbon domain-containing protein YjdM, whose translation MNNLPNCPKCHSEYVYEDGALLVCPECAYEWNPAEVVEEDGVVAIDANGNKLADGDTVTLIKDLKVKGAPKDLKQGTRVKNIRIVEGDHNIDCKIDGFGAMKLKSEFVKKI comes from the coding sequence ATGAATAACTTACCAAACTGTCCAAAATGTCATTCAGAATATGTCTATGAAGATGGAGCCCTCTTGGTCTGTCCAGAATGTGCTTATGAATGGAACCCAGCTGAAGTCGTTGAAGAAGATGGTGTCGTTGCGATTGATGCCAATGGAAACAAATTGGCTGATGGGGATACCGTCACCTTAATCAAAGACTTGAAAGTCAAGGGTGCACCAAAAGATTTGAAACAAGGAACGCGCGTGAAAAACATTCGCATTGTTGAAGGCGACCACAACATCGATTGTAAGATTGATGGCTTTGGCGCAATGAAACTCAAATCAGAATTTGTGAAGAAGATCTAA
- a CDS encoding aspartate carbamoyltransferase catalytic subunit: MSTNQIALKNLVSMEALSNEEVMALIKRGIEFKNGAKAHYDEQHIVANLFFESSTRTHKAFEVAELKLGCDLLDFDVKTSSVNKGETLYDTILTMSALGVDICVIRHPEVDYYKELIESPTITASIVNGGDGSGQHPSQSLLDLMTIYQEFGHFDGLKVCIAGDLDHSRVAKSNMQILKRLGATLYFAGPDEWRSEEFEEYGTFVTIDEVIEEVDVMMFLRVQHERHDYESLFSKENYHRLHGLTQERYDRMKDTAILMHPAPVNRDVEIADHLVEAPKSRIVEQMTNGVFVRMAIIEAVLAGRK; the protein is encoded by the coding sequence ATGTCTACAAATCAAATCGCACTTAAAAACCTTGTCTCAATGGAAGCTTTATCAAACGAAGAAGTTATGGCCTTGATTAAGCGTGGGATTGAGTTTAAAAATGGAGCAAAAGCTCATTATGACGAGCAACATATCGTGGCTAACCTCTTCTTTGAGTCGTCAACACGTACGCACAAAGCATTTGAAGTGGCTGAGTTGAAATTAGGTTGTGATCTCCTTGACTTTGATGTGAAAACGAGCTCTGTAAACAAGGGTGAAACTCTCTACGATACAATTTTGACCATGTCAGCTCTCGGAGTTGATATCTGCGTCATCCGTCACCCAGAAGTAGACTACTACAAGGAATTGATTGAAAGCCCAACCATCACAGCCTCTATTGTCAACGGGGGCGATGGATCTGGTCAACACCCAAGCCAAAGTTTACTAGACTTGATGACCATCTACCAAGAGTTTGGTCACTTTGACGGTTTGAAGGTTTGTATCGCTGGTGACTTGGATCACTCACGGGTTGCAAAATCCAATATGCAAATCTTAAAACGCTTGGGGGCAACCCTTTACTTCGCTGGTCCAGACGAATGGAGAAGTGAAGAATTTGAAGAGTATGGAACCTTTGTCACCATCGATGAAGTGATTGAAGAGGTTGATGTGATGATGTTCCTCCGTGTTCAACACGAGCGTCATGACTATGAGTCTCTCTTCTCAAAAGAAAACTACCATCGTTTGCATGGGTTGACACAAGAACGCTATGATCGTATGAAAGACACAGCCATCTTGATGCACCCAGCTCCAGTAAACCGTGATGTGGAAATTGCCGACCACTTGGTAGAAGCACCTAAATCACGCATTGTGGAGCAAATGACCAACGGTGTCTTCGTCCGCATGGCTATCATCGAAGCAGTATTAGCTGGACGTAAATAA
- a CDS encoding carbamoyl phosphate synthase small subunit, whose translation MVKRLLVLEDGTVFEGTGFGADTYVSGELVLNSAMTGYQELITDQSYKGQILAFTFPVIGTTGINRDDYESIFPGCLAVVVHQLASHPSNWRKQLSLDAYLKKHNIPGIQGVDTRKLAKIVTEHGSMKATVVNEGDAIEHILDQLRATVLPFDQVRQVSTKTPYAAPGFGKSIVLIDLGLRHSVLRQLIARGCNVTVVPYSVKLKELKDLQPDAIILSSGPGNPHHIDSICQMIAKIDPHIPIMGIGLGAELLALAHGGSLTKLKSPHRGLNIPVKEVATGKVEITSQNHQYNIERDTLPRDFLITHEELHDHSIEAFRHRYLPLIGVLYHIESSPGPRESLYFYDEFMDLIESKSDERREELWS comes from the coding sequence ATGGTAAAACGTCTCTTGGTATTAGAAGATGGGACGGTTTTTGAAGGAACTGGTTTTGGAGCGGATACCTATGTTAGTGGCGAATTGGTCTTGAATTCTGCCATGACGGGTTATCAGGAGTTGATCACCGACCAGTCCTATAAGGGGCAAATTTTAGCCTTTACATTTCCAGTTATCGGTACAACAGGGATTAACCGAGATGATTATGAATCGATTTTTCCAGGTTGTCTAGCAGTGGTAGTGCACCAATTAGCAAGCCATCCAAGTAATTGGCGCAAACAGCTGTCCTTAGATGCTTACCTGAAAAAACACAACATTCCAGGGATTCAAGGAGTGGATACTCGAAAGCTGGCTAAAATTGTTACAGAACATGGAAGCATGAAGGCTACAGTGGTTAATGAAGGGGATGCGATTGAGCATATCCTAGATCAACTTCGGGCAACCGTCTTGCCTTTTGACCAAGTCCGTCAAGTATCGACTAAAACCCCTTATGCTGCACCAGGATTTGGGAAGAGTATTGTCTTGATCGACCTGGGCTTACGCCACTCCGTTTTGCGTCAATTAATTGCGAGAGGATGTAATGTAACGGTCGTTCCCTATTCCGTTAAATTAAAAGAATTGAAGGATTTGCAGCCAGATGCGATCATTCTATCCAGTGGTCCAGGGAATCCCCATCATATTGATAGTATTTGCCAGATGATTGCTAAAATTGATCCTCATATTCCGATCATGGGGATCGGCTTGGGGGCAGAATTACTAGCCCTTGCCCACGGAGGAAGCCTCACCAAACTAAAAAGTCCTCATCGAGGACTCAACATTCCTGTAAAAGAGGTCGCTACCGGGAAAGTCGAAATCACTAGCCAAAATCATCAGTACAACATCGAACGCGATACGCTTCCACGTGATTTTCTGATAACGCATGAAGAGCTTCATGATCACTCTATTGAGGCCTTTCGTCATCGCTACCTTCCTTTAATTGGTGTCCTCTACCATATTGAGTCCAGTCCAGGACCAAGGGAAAGTCTCTATTTCTATGATGAATTTATGGATCTGATTGAAAGTAAATCGGACGAAAGAAGGGAGGAGCTATGGTCATGA
- a CDS encoding Pr6Pr family membrane protein, translated as MKFKLLFSYRFLLFILSVIGVYLQLTKHGGFGMMLYYTILSNMLVMVFMGDMVWRMLRGRSTQTQGYLRLKGGVTMSIMITCVIYHFMLAPIATPEKFYRLENFLCHYIVPLMFFFDTLVIDKPKQYRKLDPLAWTVLPVLYMLFALLNGLLLKWPVPGAKDSPFPYFFINVNRFGWLYVVKMATIIFVAYLVAGCGLFALKKIGKKERTIIE; from the coding sequence ATGAAATTCAAACTATTGTTTAGCTATCGTTTTCTATTGTTTATCTTGAGTGTCATTGGTGTTTATCTGCAACTCACCAAGCATGGTGGCTTTGGGATGATGCTCTATTACACTATTTTATCCAACATGTTGGTCATGGTCTTCATGGGTGACATGGTTTGGCGCATGCTTCGTGGTCGTTCGACCCAAACCCAGGGCTATCTTCGCTTGAAGGGTGGGGTCACCATGTCTATCATGATCACCTGTGTCATCTATCACTTTATGCTAGCACCCATCGCGACACCTGAGAAGTTTTACCGCTTGGAAAACTTCCTCTGTCACTACATTGTTCCCTTGATGTTCTTTTTTGATACTCTGGTGATTGATAAACCAAAACAGTATCGGAAGTTAGATCCGTTGGCTTGGACTGTGCTTCCCGTTCTTTATATGCTTTTTGCTCTTCTCAACGGTTTGCTTCTTAAATGGCCAGTACCTGGCGCGAAAGACAGTCCTTTCCCTTATTTCTTTATCAATGTCAATCGTTTCGGCTGGCTCTATGTCGTTAAGATGGCGACGATCATTTTTGTCGCTTATTTAGTCGCTGGTTGTGGTTTGTTTGCCTTGAAGAAAATTGGTAAAAAGGAACGGACCATCATTGAATAG